A single region of the Arthrobacter sp. V1I7 genome encodes:
- a CDS encoding proline--tRNA ligase gives MVLRLSKLFLRTLREDPADAEVASHRLLVRAGYIRRAAPGIYTWLPLGLSVLRKVEQVIREEMSAIGAQEVHFPALLPKEPYEATNRWTEYGEGIFRLKDRKGNDYLLAPTHEEMFTLLVKDLYSSYKDLPLSLYQIQNKYRDEARPRAGLLRGREFIMKDSYSFDVDDAGLDASYEAHRGAYLNIFARLGLEVVPVSATAGAMGGSKSEEFLHPTEIGEDTFVRSAGGYAANVEAVTTVVPADIDFSNAPAAEVRDTPDTPTIETLVDAANALVPRTEADGGAWTAADTLKNVVLAVTLPTGERQILVIGVPGDRGVDLKRVEANIGSFLPIAGEITLEAANEEDLKKQPLIVRGYLGPGLSIDAPLLGTEGAAKLLYLVDPRVVSGSAWVTGANEAGKHVFGLVAGRDFGWDGVIEATEVRAGDEAPDGSGPLETARGIEMGHIFQLGRKYAAALDLKVLDQNGKQVVVTMGSYGVGVTRAVAALAESNHDDRGLVWPRAVAPADVHVVAVGRGEEIFAAAEKLSLELEAAGLDVIYDDRPKVSPGVKFGDAELVGVPTILAVGRGLVDGVVEIKDRRSGDAENIAVEKAVDYVVNAVRNS, from the coding sequence GTGGTCCTTCGACTTTCCAAGCTGTTCCTGCGCACCCTGCGTGAAGATCCCGCCGACGCCGAAGTGGCCAGCCACCGGCTCCTGGTCCGCGCCGGGTACATCCGCCGGGCCGCCCCGGGCATCTACACCTGGCTGCCGCTGGGACTGAGCGTGCTGCGCAAGGTGGAGCAGGTCATCCGCGAGGAAATGTCCGCCATCGGCGCCCAGGAAGTCCACTTCCCGGCGCTGCTGCCCAAGGAGCCCTACGAGGCCACCAACCGCTGGACCGAGTACGGCGAGGGTATCTTCCGGCTCAAGGACCGCAAGGGCAACGACTACCTGCTGGCGCCGACCCACGAGGAAATGTTCACCCTGCTGGTCAAGGACCTGTACTCGTCCTACAAGGACCTGCCGCTGAGCCTCTACCAGATCCAGAACAAGTACCGCGACGAGGCACGTCCCCGGGCGGGCCTGCTGCGCGGCCGCGAGTTCATCATGAAGGACTCCTACTCCTTCGACGTCGACGACGCCGGCCTGGACGCCAGCTACGAGGCGCACCGCGGCGCCTACCTGAACATCTTCGCGCGCCTGGGCCTCGAGGTCGTGCCGGTGTCCGCCACCGCCGGCGCCATGGGCGGCTCAAAGAGCGAGGAATTCCTGCACCCCACCGAGATCGGCGAGGACACCTTCGTCCGTTCCGCCGGAGGCTACGCCGCCAACGTCGAAGCCGTCACCACGGTGGTCCCCGCGGACATCGACTTCAGCAACGCCCCCGCAGCCGAAGTCCGGGACACCCCGGACACCCCCACGATCGAGACGCTCGTGGACGCCGCCAACGCGCTGGTGCCCCGCACCGAGGCCGACGGCGGCGCGTGGACTGCCGCGGACACGCTCAAGAACGTCGTGCTCGCCGTGACTCTGCCGACCGGGGAACGCCAGATCCTCGTCATCGGCGTGCCCGGCGACCGCGGCGTCGACCTCAAGCGCGTGGAGGCGAACATCGGGTCCTTCCTGCCGATTGCCGGCGAAATCACGCTCGAGGCCGCCAACGAGGAAGACCTCAAGAAGCAGCCGCTCATCGTCAGGGGCTACCTCGGCCCGGGCCTGTCCATCGACGCGCCCCTGCTGGGCACCGAAGGCGCCGCCAAGCTGCTGTACCTCGTGGATCCCCGCGTCGTGAGCGGCTCCGCCTGGGTCACGGGCGCCAACGAGGCCGGCAAGCACGTCTTCGGCCTGGTCGCCGGACGCGACTTCGGCTGGGACGGCGTCATCGAAGCCACCGAGGTGCGCGCCGGCGACGAGGCCCCGGACGGATCCGGTCCGCTGGAAACCGCACGCGGCATCGAGATGGGCCATATCTTCCAGCTCGGCCGCAAATACGCCGCAGCCCTCGACCTCAAGGTCCTGGACCAGAACGGCAAGCAGGTCGTGGTGACCATGGGCTCCTACGGCGTCGGTGTCACCCGCGCCGTTGCCGCCCTGGCAGAATCCAACCACGATGACAGGGGCCTGGTCTGGCCGCGGGCCGTCGCCCCGGCAGATGTCCACGTGGTGGCCGTCGGCCGCGGCGAGGAGATTTTCGCCGCTGCCGAAAAGCTCTCCCTCGAGCTCGAAGCCGCCGGCCTCGACGTCATCTACGACGACCGTCCCAAGGTGTCCCCGGGCGTGAAGTTCGGCGACGCCGAGCTCGTCGGCGTGCCGACCATCCTCGCCGTCGGGCGCGGGCTGGTGGACGGCGTCGTGGAGATCAAGGACCGCCGCAGCGGTGATGCCGAAAACATTGCCGTTGAGAAGGCGGTTGACTACGTGGTCAACGCCGTCCGCAACAGCTGA
- a CDS encoding DUF4081 domain-containing GNAT family N-acetyltransferase produces the protein MLSRVAPWLASRRDGAASGVAVRTLTGSDTQQLLDLAEQDPVANVFILSHLEGAGSAAPTAGGASILGVFDGTILLGACWAGANLVPVQLDPEFAGLVAMSAHTSGRRYASIFGPAETVLALNAGLAQLGHQAHELRDDQPLMSISGPPAIPANPALGFGQLADFDRILPACAAMFEEEVGYSPYLGGREYYSRRVKGLIRQGHSLVHLNPDGEVVFKAELGAVTREVTQVQGVWMNPAYRGRGQSAGYMAAVVDLARILAPVTSLYVNDFNARARASYERVGFRQVGTFATVLF, from the coding sequence ATGCTGTCAAGGGTAGCCCCGTGGTTAGCGTCTCGTAGGGACGGCGCCGCTTCCGGCGTCGCCGTCCGGACCCTGACCGGTTCGGACACCCAACAACTGCTGGACCTGGCCGAGCAGGACCCTGTCGCCAACGTCTTCATCCTCTCCCACCTGGAGGGCGCCGGCTCGGCTGCTCCCACGGCCGGCGGAGCCAGCATCCTCGGCGTGTTTGACGGAACGATCCTTTTGGGGGCCTGTTGGGCCGGTGCAAACCTGGTGCCGGTGCAGCTCGACCCGGAATTCGCCGGCCTCGTGGCGATGTCCGCGCACACCTCCGGGCGTCGCTATGCGTCCATCTTCGGTCCGGCCGAGACGGTCCTGGCCCTCAATGCCGGCCTGGCGCAGCTGGGCCACCAGGCCCACGAACTCCGGGATGATCAGCCGCTGATGTCCATCTCCGGTCCGCCTGCCATCCCGGCGAACCCGGCGCTGGGCTTCGGGCAGCTCGCGGATTTTGACAGGATCCTGCCCGCCTGCGCGGCGATGTTCGAGGAGGAAGTGGGCTACTCGCCCTATCTTGGCGGACGGGAGTATTACAGCCGCCGGGTGAAGGGCCTGATCCGCCAGGGACATTCGCTGGTCCACCTGAACCCCGACGGCGAGGTCGTCTTCAAGGCCGAGCTGGGCGCGGTCACCCGGGAAGTGACACAGGTCCAGGGGGTCTGGATGAATCCGGCCTACCGTGGACGGGGTCAGAGTGCCGGCTATATGGCCGCCGTCGTGGACCTTGCCCGGATCCTCGCCCCGGTCACCAGCCTCTACGTCAACGACTTTAATGCCCGGGCCCGTGCCTCCTACGAGCGGGTGGGTTTCCGCCAGGTGGGAACATTCGCGACTGTCCTCTTCTAA
- the ispG gene encoding flavodoxin-dependent (E)-4-hydroxy-3-methylbut-2-enyl-diphosphate synthase: MTSVSLGMPSAPPPVLAPRRKTRQIKVGSVGVGSDSPISVQSMTTTPTTDINATLQQIAELTASGCDIVRVACPSADDAEALPIIARKSQIPVIADIHFQPKYVFAAIEAGCAAVRVNPGNIRKFDDQVKEIARAARDHGTSIRIGVNAGSLEPGILKKYGKATPEALVESAVWEASLFEEHGFHDFKISVKHNDPVIMVAAYEMLAEKGDWPLHLGVTEAGPAFQGTIKSATAFGALLSRGIGDTIRVSLSAPPVEEIKVGNQILQSLNLRPRKLEIVSCPSCGRAQVDVYTLAEQVTAGLEGMEIPLRVAVMGCVVNGPGEAREADLGVASGNGKGQIFVRGEVIKTVPEDQIVETLIEEAMRIAEEMGEADGEDAVKGSPVVSVS; encoded by the coding sequence GTGACCTCGGTCAGCCTGGGAATGCCGTCGGCACCGCCCCCCGTCCTCGCTCCTCGCCGGAAGACCCGCCAGATCAAGGTGGGCTCGGTAGGTGTCGGCTCCGATTCCCCGATCAGCGTGCAGTCGATGACGACCACGCCGACCACGGACATCAACGCCACGCTGCAGCAGATCGCCGAGCTCACCGCCTCCGGCTGCGATATCGTGCGTGTTGCCTGCCCGTCCGCGGACGACGCCGAGGCGTTGCCCATCATTGCCCGGAAGTCCCAGATCCCGGTGATCGCGGACATCCATTTCCAGCCGAAGTACGTCTTCGCCGCGATCGAAGCCGGGTGCGCCGCGGTCCGCGTGAACCCGGGCAACATCCGGAAGTTCGATGACCAGGTCAAGGAAATCGCCCGGGCCGCCAGGGACCACGGCACCTCGATCCGGATCGGCGTCAACGCCGGTTCCCTTGAGCCCGGCATCCTCAAGAAGTACGGCAAGGCAACCCCCGAAGCCCTCGTGGAATCCGCTGTCTGGGAAGCCTCGCTGTTCGAGGAACACGGCTTCCACGACTTCAAGATCTCGGTGAAGCACAATGATCCGGTGATCATGGTTGCAGCCTACGAAATGCTTGCCGAGAAGGGCGACTGGCCGCTGCACCTCGGCGTCACCGAGGCGGGTCCGGCGTTCCAGGGCACGATCAAGTCAGCCACCGCCTTCGGTGCCCTGCTCTCGCGCGGCATCGGAGACACCATCCGGGTCTCCCTGTCCGCACCGCCGGTCGAGGAAATCAAGGTCGGCAACCAGATCCTGCAGTCGCTCAACCTGCGGCCCCGCAAGCTCGAGATCGTGTCCTGCCCTTCCTGCGGCCGGGCCCAAGTGGATGTGTACACCCTCGCCGAGCAGGTCACGGCGGGGCTCGAGGGCATGGAGATCCCGCTGCGCGTAGCCGTCATGGGCTGCGTCGTAAACGGCCCCGGCGAAGCCCGGGAGGCCGATCTCGGTGTGGCCTCCGGTAACGGCAAGGGCCAGATCTTCGTCAGGGGCGAGGTCATCAAGACTGTCCCCGAGGACCAGATTGTTGAGACACTGATCGAAGAAGCCATGCGTATCGCTGAAGAGATGGGGGAGGCCGATGGCGAAGATGCTGTCAAGGGTAGCCCCGTGGTTAGCGTCTCGTAG
- a CDS encoding YciI family protein codes for MTVFAVEYVYDAESTEARNASRPAHREWTAGLAQEGTLLASGPYGDGAGALLIFKAADEAALNEILKQDPFAAAGAISGTRTTVWAPLTGLLAGHAA; via the coding sequence ATGACTGTTTTTGCTGTTGAGTATGTGTACGACGCCGAATCCACCGAAGCCCGCAACGCCAGCCGCCCTGCGCACCGCGAATGGACCGCGGGACTGGCGCAGGAGGGCACGCTGCTCGCCAGCGGCCCCTACGGCGACGGCGCGGGCGCGCTCCTTATCTTCAAGGCGGCCGATGAGGCGGCCCTGAACGAGATCCTCAAGCAGGATCCGTTCGCCGCCGCCGGCGCCATCTCCGGCACGCGCACGACTGTTTGGGCGCCCCTGACCGGCCTCCTGGCCGGCCACGCTGCCTGA
- a CDS encoding MarR family transcriptional regulator encodes MYVMTIDQRGSTSDVDRVPGLLAELSALSSAGRFERSVGDEVQGVLERPADVVEIALHALRGDRWYVGIGVGAVDLPLPASPREGSGPAFVAARLAVDRAKASAARVPLAVVPGGARRGQTPPSSEASTGGDGAGGTGTGAGADAGAGAGTGGDGARACANAEAVLRLIGRLVQDRTDAQWKVADMLRSVQHGQSSTHGTQKIAARKLGITEQSVSRALLRSGWQEEWAARPAAEMLLSLAHGLIAGTDRPGADSNAEGDR; translated from the coding sequence ATGTACGTAATGACCATCGACCAGCGCGGGAGCACTTCCGACGTCGACCGTGTTCCGGGGCTGCTCGCCGAACTGTCTGCTCTCTCCAGTGCCGGGCGGTTCGAACGCTCGGTCGGCGACGAGGTGCAGGGCGTTCTTGAACGCCCTGCGGACGTCGTGGAAATCGCCCTGCATGCCCTGCGGGGCGACCGCTGGTATGTCGGGATCGGAGTGGGAGCCGTGGACCTGCCGCTGCCGGCCAGCCCGCGCGAAGGATCCGGACCGGCCTTCGTCGCGGCCCGGCTCGCGGTGGACCGCGCCAAGGCCTCGGCGGCCCGCGTGCCGCTCGCGGTCGTCCCCGGCGGCGCCCGCCGGGGACAGACTCCGCCGTCTTCCGAAGCATCCACCGGAGGAGACGGCGCCGGAGGCACCGGAACCGGAGCCGGAGCCGACGCCGGAGCTGGAGCCGGAACCGGGGGAGACGGCGCCAGGGCCTGCGCCAACGCCGAAGCTGTGCTGCGACTGATCGGCCGCCTCGTCCAGGACCGGACCGACGCGCAGTGGAAAGTTGCGGACATGCTGCGCTCTGTCCAACACGGCCAGTCGAGCACCCATGGCACCCAGAAAATCGCGGCCCGAAAACTCGGAATCACCGAACAATCGGTGAGCCGCGCACTCCTGCGCTCCGGCTGGCAGGAAGAATGGGCGGCGAGGCCGGCCGCCGAGATGCTGCTGTCCCTCGCACACGGATTGATCGCCGGAACGGACCGCCCCGGTGCAGACAGCAACGCAGAAGGAGACCGGTGA